Proteins from one Methanococcus maripaludis C5 genomic window:
- a CDS encoding class III signal peptide-containing protein yields MAKFSKGQISIELILLVIAVLLAGILVSFHMTKFTFEGDILSDVREGAFQLFESSTDTQIIVINYSLNLSDVKISPSTNLNNAWLQINDTGNDTYLWYYGDGTFKGLANTSDPDEGITEDNLVGLPHAGYATNIIFRSDIPTDMNWEGIPFTFTSIKKFEIIANNPEIPIKYNISHEGAPETSNQAFLDIEADDVTIIVTKANSDTYKLVANTTSGTIELLEYKP; encoded by the coding sequence ATGGCAAAATTTTCAAAAGGACAGATCTCAATAGAATTAATACTTTTAGTAATAGCCGTACTTCTCGCAGGTATTTTGGTATCGTTTCACATGACGAAGTTTACGTTTGAAGGGGATATTTTATCAGATGTTCGAGAAGGTGCATTTCAATTATTTGAATCTAGTACGGATACCCAAATAATAGTAATAAATTATTCATTGAATCTTTCTGACGTGAAAATAAGCCCATCAACAAATTTAAATAACGCATGGCTTCAAATAAATGATACTGGAAACGATACATACCTCTGGTACTATGGTGATGGTACATTCAAAGGACTGGCAAATACGAGTGATCCTGATGAAGGCATTACCGAAGACAATCTAGTTGGCCTACCCCATGCAGGATATGCAACAAATATAATATTCAGATCAGATATCCCAACTGATATGAATTGGGAAGGCATACCATTTACGTTTACTAGCATCAAAAAATTTGAAATAATTGCAAATAACCCAGAAATACCAATAAAATACAACATATCTCATGAGGGAGCTCCAGAAACGTCAAATCAGGCATTTTTAGATATTGAAGCAGATGATGTAACCATAATTGTTACAAAAGCCAATTCCGATACTTATAAATTGGTTGCAAATACAACTAGTGGAACAATAGAACTGTTAGAATATAAACCCTAA
- the cobK gene encoding precorrin-6A reductase: MNIWIRGGTGDANKISKEIKNYFKDSFLILTTTTDFGGKIAENYADLVISEKMNYDNLKRTLIDKKIDIFIDATHPFATHASETGIKISKELNIPYIRYERPIEEIKDAFYVKNFEEAAKLALKISKKNIFYMSGIKNLKTVSEIIPIDKLIIRILPTSVSEAIKIIPSKNIVAMQGVFSENLNKDLIIDYDCDVIITKDSGKSGGLHEKVSGALLSGAKTIIIKRPEMNYPLKFEKIGELLKYLKNI; encoded by the coding sequence ATGAACATATGGATTCGTGGCGGAACTGGTGACGCAAACAAAATTTCAAAAGAAATTAAGAATTATTTTAAAGACTCTTTTTTAATCTTAACCACCACAACCGACTTTGGTGGAAAAATTGCAGAAAATTATGCTGATCTGGTTATTTCAGAAAAAATGAATTATGATAATTTAAAAAGAACACTTATTGATAAAAAAATAGATATTTTTATTGATGCTACCCACCCTTTTGCAACACATGCAAGTGAAACCGGAATAAAAATCTCAAAAGAACTGAATATTCCTTATATCCGGTATGAACGACCAATTGAAGAAATTAAAGATGCTTTTTATGTTAAAAATTTTGAAGAAGCTGCTAAATTAGCTTTAAAAATTTCTAAAAAAAATATATTTTATATGTCGGGAATTAAAAATTTAAAAACTGTTTCTGAGATTATTCCAATTGATAAGTTAATTATAAGGATACTTCCAACTTCAGTCTCAGAAGCTATCAAAATAATTCCTTCGAAAAATATTGTTGCAATGCAGGGCGTATTTTCAGAAAATTTAAATAAAGATTTAATAATTGATTATGATTGTGATGTAATTATTACAAAAGACAGTGGCAAAAGCGGAGGGCTCCACGAAAAAGTTTCTGGTGCATTATTATCGGGTGCGAAAACAATAATCATAAAGCGACCGGAAATGAATTATCCGCTAAAATTTGAAAAAATAGGTGAATTATTAAAATATTTAAAAAATATCTAA
- a CDS encoding phosphoglycerate mutase, with translation MKTVIFYFDGFMDDPYEILDNKTPLEYAKTPNFDKLIQNGSCGLLAPYKRGVPMQSVTDLFVMAGYSLEEFPGVSVLKALGEDIELNDNSVYFECTFVTTVEDNYGYRVVDRTTCDVMDKELNQLLKSIPTDFGGYEFSLKNCADCGCVLVMTDKNGWISDKISDSDPYYPGRHVNKVLPVYELCSSSGECKRAKNTADVLNEYLLRCHKILENHEINIKRKRKGKYPVNFLITRFPGKNTEVPSFSEKYGLKTLSISSCGTAKGFSKFIKVDYILTKDFEESVTSLTKYLEHYDLIHIPAPDISQYQIRDPFEKSRYIEKLDKSLEKIHDLDDTLILISSNRLYPAIGDLVNSGEDYSIIVSGKNVRKDHIMEFSEKNCYMGPVRLQHDEVLNVILNHMNRALLYGLRPGGYLLDYIPADEDIEHLK, from the coding sequence ATGAAAACAGTTATTTTCTACTTTGATGGATTTATGGACGATCCCTATGAAATTTTAGATAATAAAACCCCACTAGAATATGCAAAAACCCCAAATTTTGATAAATTGATTCAAAATGGTTCTTGTGGATTATTGGCCCCTTACAAAAGGGGAGTGCCGATGCAATCCGTAACGGACTTATTTGTAATGGCAGGATATTCATTGGAAGAATTTCCTGGAGTTAGTGTTTTAAAAGCACTCGGGGAAGATATAGAACTTAATGATAATTCAGTATATTTTGAATGCACGTTCGTTACAACAGTTGAGGATAATTACGGTTACAGGGTTGTAGATAGGACAACATGTGATGTAATGGATAAAGAATTAAACCAGTTATTGAAGAGCATCCCTACCGATTTTGGAGGTTATGAATTTAGCTTAAAAAACTGTGCTGATTGTGGCTGTGTTTTAGTTATGACTGATAAAAACGGATGGATTTCTGATAAAATTTCGGATTCTGATCCATATTATCCTGGAAGGCATGTAAACAAGGTATTACCAGTTTATGAACTTTGCAGTTCCTCTGGAGAATGTAAACGTGCTAAAAATACTGCTGATGTTTTAAATGAATATTTACTGCGATGCCACAAAATTTTGGAAAATCATGAAATAAACATCAAAAGAAAAAGAAAAGGAAAATATCCTGTAAACTTTCTTATAACCAGATTTCCTGGTAAAAACACCGAGGTGCCTTCATTTTCGGAAAAATATGGTTTAAAGACACTATCTATTTCATCATGCGGGACTGCAAAAGGGTTTTCAAAGTTTATAAAGGTAGATTATATTCTTACAAAAGATTTTGAAGAGTCAGTAACTTCATTAACTAAATATTTGGAACATTATGATTTAATCCACATACCTGCTCCCGATATATCCCAGTATCAAATCAGAGATCCTTTTGAAAAATCAAGGTATATTGAAAAGTTAGACAAAAGTCTTGAAAAAATACATGATTTAGACGATACTCTTATTTTAATTAGTTCGAACAGGTTATATCCTGCAATAGGCGATCTCGTGAATTCTGGTGAAGATTATTCTATAATTGTAAGTGGTAAAAACGTTAGAAAAGATCATATTATGGAATTTTCGGAAAAAAATTGTTACATGGGGCCTGTAAGACTGCAGCACGATGAAGTGTTAAATGTAATTTTAAACCATATGAATAGGGCATTATTGTATGGTTTAAGACCTGGCGGATATCTATTGGACTATATTCCTGCTGATGAAGACATTGAACATTTGAAATAA
- a CDS encoding fibrillarin-like rRNA/tRNA 2'-O-methyltransferase codes for MEKIKVKEIFNNVYSVDFGDGLKRIATKSLIPGKRVYGEKLVYSDNIEYRVWNPNKSKLGAAIINGLKKMPIKKGTKVLYLGASAGTTPSHVADIAENSLVYALEFAPRIMREFIDSCNERKNLIPVLGDANRPQDYSNIVEKVDVIFEDVAQPNQAEILVKNAKWFLKENGYAMISIKARSVDVTKNPREIFAEQKKILIEGGFEIVDEVNIEPFEKDHMMMVGIWKGN; via the coding sequence ATGGAAAAAATTAAGGTAAAAGAAATTTTTAACAACGTATATTCAGTAGATTTTGGAGACGGACTTAAAAGGATCGCTACAAAATCATTAATTCCTGGAAAAAGAGTTTACGGTGAAAAATTAGTATATTCTGATAATATTGAATATCGAGTATGGAATCCAAATAAGAGTAAACTCGGGGCCGCAATTATAAACGGCTTAAAAAAGATGCCGATCAAAAAAGGAACAAAAGTTCTCTACCTTGGAGCGTCTGCCGGAACTACGCCATCACACGTTGCAGATATCGCAGAAAATTCACTCGTTTATGCTCTCGAGTTTGCGCCAAGAATCATGAGAGAATTTATTGATTCATGCAACGAAAGGAAAAATTTAATTCCTGTTTTAGGGGACGCAAATAGACCTCAAGACTATTCAAACATCGTTGAAAAAGTTGACGTTATTTTTGAAGATGTTGCACAGCCAAATCAGGCAGAAATCCTTGTAAAAAATGCAAAATGGTTTTTAAAAGAAAATGGGTATGCTATGATATCTATAAAAGCAAGAAGTGTCGACGTTACAAAAAATCCAAGAGAAATATTTGCTGAGCAGAAAAAAATACTGATTGAAGGCGGATTTGAAATTGTTGATGAAGTAAACATAGAACCTTTCGAAAAAGATCACATGATGATGGTTGGAATTTGGAAAGGAAACTAA
- the spcS gene encoding O-phosphoseryl-tRNA(Sec) selenium transferase → MLDFNIEGLIPKNMEKRGELVLNEYLKEIEDVFNHRKIPKNGIDDEKIKLFLKFLSMMDTDKDPKSVRIGEREARIYSNIHEELSSGFCHGIGRSGNLVDPQPKAPGASIMYALTNKILESFFKTLGLNVHAIATPVSTGMSISLCLSTARKKYGSNVVIYPYASHKSPIKAVSFIGMNMRLVETVLDGDIVYVPVEDIEDAVKKEIELGNKPCVLSTLTFFPPRKSDDILEIAKICEIYDIPHIINGAYAIQSNYYLEKLKKAFEYRVNAVVSSSDKNLLTPIGGGLIYSTDKEFIKEISLSYPGRASATPVVNTLVSLLSIGSKNYIELIKNQKGSKKLLDELLIELSKKTGGKFLDVESPIASCICVNSNPVEIAAKLYNLRVTGPRGIKKTDNFGNCYMGTYPYNYIVMNAAIGVRTEDIINSVSKLENILL, encoded by the coding sequence ATGCTCGATTTCAACATTGAAGGGTTAATTCCAAAAAATATGGAAAAAAGGGGAGAATTAGTACTTAACGAATATTTAAAAGAAATTGAAGATGTGTTTAACCATCGAAAAATTCCTAAAAACGGAATTGATGATGAAAAAATAAAACTTTTTTTAAAATTTCTCTCGATGATGGACACAGATAAAGACCCAAAATCTGTAAGAATTGGGGAAAGGGAAGCGAGAATATATTCTAACATTCATGAAGAACTTTCATCAGGATTTTGTCATGGGATTGGAAGAAGTGGCAATCTAGTTGACCCCCAACCAAAAGCACCTGGTGCGAGTATCATGTATGCTCTCACGAACAAAATACTCGAGAGCTTTTTTAAAACTTTAGGATTAAATGTTCATGCAATTGCAACCCCGGTATCGACTGGAATGTCCATATCACTATGTTTGAGTACTGCACGAAAAAAATATGGATCAAATGTTGTAATTTACCCTTATGCATCCCATAAAAGCCCTATAAAAGCTGTATCATTTATTGGAATGAATATGAGACTTGTTGAAACCGTTTTAGATGGCGACATAGTATACGTTCCAGTGGAAGATATTGAAGATGCGGTAAAAAAAGAAATCGAACTTGGAAATAAACCTTGTGTTTTAAGCACACTTACGTTTTTCCCACCAAGAAAAAGCGACGATATATTAGAAATTGCAAAAATTTGCGAAATTTATGATATTCCACATATTATTAACGGAGCTTATGCAATTCAAAGTAACTATTACCTTGAAAAATTGAAAAAAGCGTTTGAATATCGAGTAAATGCAGTTGTAAGCTCAAGTGACAAAAATTTACTCACACCAATTGGCGGTGGACTGATATACTCAACAGATAAAGAGTTTATAAAAGAGATATCACTTTCATACCCTGGAAGAGCGAGTGCAACACCCGTAGTGAACACATTGGTGTCCCTTTTATCAATTGGATCTAAAAATTACATTGAATTGATAAAAAATCAAAAAGGTAGCAAAAAACTGCTTGATGAACTTTTAATAGAGTTATCTAAAAAAACGGGTGGAAAATTTTTAGATGTTGAAAGTCCGATCGCATCATGCATTTGTGTAAATTCAAATCCCGTTGAAATTGCTGCAAAACTTTACAATTTAAGAGTAACCGGCCCACGAGGGATTAAAAAAACAGATAACTTTGGAAACTGCTACATGGGGACGTATCCATACAACTATATAGTAATGAATGCTGCAATTGGTGTTCGAACTGAAGATATTATAAATTCAGTATCCAAACTTGAAAATATTCTTTTATAA
- the minD gene encoding cell division ATPase MinD → MAITIAVASGKGGTGKTTTCANLAVALSQFGKEVTVIDADIAMANLELIMGIEGKPITLNDVLSGNADIKSAIYEGPAGVKVVPAGVSLDSFKKARPERLLEILSKLDEMSEVLLIDCPAGIGKEALTAISAAEHLLVVVNPEISSISDALKVVSIANRVETNVLGAIINRVTEDSSELSSRSIETILEIPIVGIVPEDANVRRSSAFGVPIILKHNDSPASQALMELAAKLAGKKYIPKEVKKDSFVKKFFKGVFGGKKK, encoded by the coding sequence ATGGCTATAACAATTGCAGTAGCTTCCGGTAAGGGCGGCACTGGAAAAACTACAACCTGTGCGAATTTAGCAGTTGCACTATCTCAATTTGGTAAAGAAGTAACGGTAATCGATGCAGACATTGCAATGGCCAATCTCGAACTTATCATGGGGATTGAAGGAAAACCCATCACATTAAACGATGTTTTGTCAGGAAATGCAGACATTAAAAGTGCGATATATGAAGGTCCCGCAGGTGTAAAGGTAGTTCCAGCAGGCGTGTCACTCGATAGCTTTAAAAAAGCAAGGCCCGAAAGACTTCTCGAAATTTTAAGTAAACTCGATGAAATGAGTGAAGTTTTACTCATCGACTGCCCCGCAGGAATTGGTAAGGAGGCACTTACTGCAATTTCCGCTGCAGAGCATTTGTTAGTCGTGGTAAACCCCGAAATCTCATCAATATCTGATGCATTGAAAGTTGTATCTATTGCAAACAGGGTAGAAACCAATGTACTCGGTGCAATAATTAACAGGGTTACGGAAGACAGTTCTGAATTAAGTTCCAGATCCATTGAAACTATTTTGGAAATTCCAATTGTTGGAATTGTGCCCGAAGATGCAAATGTCAGACGAAGTTCTGCATTTGGAGTTCCTATTATTTTAAAACATAATGATTCACCAGCTTCACAGGCACTTATGGAACTTGCTGCAAAATTGGCGGGTAAAAAATACATCCCTAAAGAAGTTAAAAAAGATTCTTTCGTTAAAAAATTCTTTAAAGGAGTATTTGGGGGTAAGAAAAAATGA
- a CDS encoding glycosyltransferase family 2 protein, translating into MIAVIPAYNEEKNIISVLKDLSDINIDVIVVDDGSTDKTKTIIKEFLEKNEFKNKIFPIFKEKNEGKSKALEEGTIYAINLNYDAIAYLDGDYQHKPSDIIPMYEKMKSENADAVFGIRKYKHIPFHRQFSNFLASVIMSITVSIFSGNFHIFRDIQCGFRIIKSEFLKDSYFGDGYSVEHLIALQLAKKNAKITEEYVTIEYHDDAISYITTKKILDVVKEVAKYVLSKN; encoded by the coding sequence ATGATTGCGGTCATTCCAGCGTATAATGAAGAAAAAAATATTATTTCTGTTTTAAAGGACTTAAGCGATATAAATATTGACGTAATCGTAGTAGATGATGGAAGTACCGATAAAACAAAGACAATAATCAAAGAATTCTTAGAAAAAAACGAATTTAAAAACAAAATATTTCCAATTTTCAAGGAAAAAAATGAAGGAAAATCAAAAGCACTCGAAGAGGGAACAATTTATGCAATAAATTTAAATTACGATGCTATTGCATATCTTGACGGAGATTACCAGCACAAACCCTCTGACATTATACCAATGTATGAAAAAATGAAATCTGAGAATGCAGATGCGGTTTTTGGGATTAGAAAATACAAACACATTCCGTTCCACAGGCAGTTTTCAAACTTTCTTGCAAGTGTCATAATGTCGATAACTGTTTCAATATTCTCGGGAAATTTCCATATCTTCAGGGACATTCAGTGCGGATTCAGGATCATAAAATCTGAATTTTTGAAGGATTCGTATTTTGGTGACGGATACAGCGTTGAACATTTAATTGCACTTCAACTTGCTAAAAAAAATGCAAAAATAACCGAAGAATACGTAACAATTGAATACCACGACGATGCAATTTCATACATCACTACAAAAAAGATATTGGATGTTGTAAAAGAAGTTGCAAAATATGTTTTATCTAAAAATTAA
- a CDS encoding radical SAM protein, which yields MKFLILDGYTDEPAGLGVHPYIGMYPRYAAGVLYKFKHDVDYITIDKLREELKKGYDFNRYDAVIAICGFHTPGKYLNANPATLREFVSILYNFKGLKILGGPVATKFGSSLEGGKIKDESNLKYFFDVISEGDLDAVLHNLLKNNFNAEKVDGTRLRTYNELDEFARIGAKIVKLHPNYPNIIAEIETYRGCARAFSGGCSFCTEPRRYGSPKFRNSRDIIEEVRNLYEYGIKYFRIGRQPCMFSYLAKDVETTDVPVPNVLEIEKLFKGITSVSNPDVLHIDNANPSVIARHEKEGREIAKILVRYCTPGNVAAFGVESFDEKVISKNCLLTEPEDVLKAVGILNEIGGKRGENGMPYLLPGINLLSGLKGESNDTFEINYDYLNEIYDSGNMLRRINIRQVVPFFGTDLTVKDVEKAKKRKNLFLKFKEKIRTEIDNPMLKRMLPTETILKNVLVEVKEKNDLYFGRQFGSYPILIGIAEKNVEIGKFVDIRVTGYGRRSITGKIVK from the coding sequence ATGAAATTTTTAATTCTTGATGGATATACTGATGAGCCGGCAGGACTTGGAGTTCACCCTTACATTGGAATGTATCCTAGATATGCTGCAGGAGTTCTTTACAAGTTTAAACACGATGTAGATTACATTACAATTGATAAATTAAGAGAAGAACTTAAAAAAGGATACGATTTCAATAGATATGATGCCGTAATTGCAATATGTGGATTTCACACCCCTGGAAAGTACTTAAATGCAAATCCTGCAACATTGAGGGAATTTGTATCGATTTTGTATAATTTTAAAGGTTTAAAGATTCTTGGTGGCCCCGTTGCAACCAAATTTGGTTCATCCCTTGAAGGCGGAAAAATAAAAGATGAATCGAATTTGAAATATTTCTTTGACGTGATTTCTGAAGGTGATTTAGATGCTGTTTTGCACAATCTTTTAAAAAACAATTTTAACGCTGAAAAAGTGGATGGAACAAGGCTTAGAACTTACAATGAACTTGATGAATTTGCGAGAATTGGTGCAAAAATTGTAAAACTTCATCCAAACTATCCAAATATCATTGCAGAAATTGAGACGTACCGTGGATGTGCAAGGGCTTTTAGTGGTGGATGCAGTTTTTGTACGGAACCAAGACGTTATGGTTCTCCAAAATTTAGAAATTCGAGAGATATAATCGAAGAAGTAAGAAATCTCTATGAATATGGGATTAAATACTTTAGAATTGGAAGACAGCCCTGCATGTTTTCATACCTTGCAAAAGATGTGGAAACAACAGACGTTCCAGTTCCAAATGTTTTGGAGATAGAAAAACTCTTTAAAGGAATAACTTCAGTTTCAAATCCGGATGTTTTGCATATCGACAACGCAAACCCTTCAGTTATTGCAAGACATGAAAAAGAGGGGCGAGAAATTGCAAAAATACTTGTAAGATACTGTACTCCTGGAAACGTTGCAGCTTTTGGGGTTGAAAGTTTCGATGAAAAAGTTATTTCAAAAAACTGCCTTTTAACTGAACCTGAAGATGTTTTAAAAGCAGTTGGTATTTTAAATGAAATTGGTGGAAAAAGGGGGGAAAATGGAATGCCATATCTTCTTCCAGGGATAAATTTACTTTCCGGATTAAAAGGAGAATCAAATGACACCTTTGAGATAAATTACGATTATTTAAATGAGATATATGATTCAGGAAATATGCTTCGAAGGATAAATATAAGACAAGTAGTTCCATTTTTTGGAACCGATTTAACAGTTAAGGATGTTGAAAAAGCAAAAAAACGAAAAAATCTATTTTTGAAGTTCAAAGAAAAAATAAGAACTGAAATAGATAATCCAATGTTAAAAAGAATGCTTCCAACAGAAACGATATTAAAAAACGTGTTAGTTGAAGTTAAAGAGAAAAATGATCTTTATTTTGGAAGGCAGTTTGGAAGCTACCCAATATTAATTGGAATTGCAGAAAAAAACGTTGAAATTGGAAAATTTGTTGATATAAGAGTAACTGGCTATGGGAGAAGATCCATAACTGGAAAAATAGTAAAATAA
- the dph5 gene encoding diphthine synthase: MLVMAGLGLYDERDVTLKTLDFAKKVDKIYAEFYTAILTGTTMEKVEETLQKPITVLDREKVEYETNKLIEEAKDKDIMFLTAGDPMVATTHVDIAVEARKKGIEVVIINAPSIYSAIGITGLQLYKFGKTTSIVFPEPNYFPETPYDVIKDNLKLGYHTLCLLDIQADKERFMTANEGLSALLEIEEKRNENVISGETHAAVVARAGSTKPGLYYGKIKDLINYDFGTPLHCVIIPGKLHFMEEDALKYLFENI, encoded by the coding sequence ATGCTTGTTATGGCAGGTCTTGGACTTTACGACGAAAGAGATGTTACCTTAAAAACTCTCGACTTCGCAAAAAAAGTTGACAAAATTTACGCTGAATTTTATACTGCAATTCTTACTGGAACAACAATGGAAAAAGTCGAGGAAACTCTTCAAAAACCAATAACTGTTTTGGATAGGGAAAAAGTAGAGTATGAAACGAATAAATTAATCGAAGAAGCAAAAGATAAAGATATAATGTTTTTAACTGCCGGAGACCCAATGGTTGCAACAACACACGTCGATATCGCAGTTGAAGCTCGAAAAAAAGGAATCGAAGTTGTAATTATAAATGCTCCATCAATTTATTCTGCAATTGGGATTACGGGACTTCAACTCTACAAATTTGGAAAAACAACGTCAATAGTATTTCCAGAACCAAATTATTTCCCAGAAACTCCTTACGACGTAATAAAAGACAATTTGAAGTTGGGATACCACACACTCTGCCTTTTAGACATTCAGGCGGATAAAGAAAGATTTATGACTGCAAACGAAGGATTATCTGCACTTTTAGAAATCGAAGAAAAAAGAAATGAAAATGTAATTTCTGGAGAAACACATGCAGCAGTCGTTGCAAGAGCTGGAAGTACTAAACCTGGATTATATTATGGAAAAATAAAAGATTTAATAAATTATGATTTTGGAACTCCACTTCACTGTGTTATAATTCCAGGAAAATTGCATTTCATGGAAGAAGATGCTTTAAAATACTTATTTGAAAATATTTAA
- a CDS encoding cation:proton antiporter → MDSYFLFFIILTSIFIVPQILKRFNVPTITATMLAGIIIGPFGLNLIQTSSTLDTFASFGVIFLMFLAGMEVDNETLKDEFKNSLVLSLFSMLIPAIGGYFIGQYFGLDFIGSLLYAVIFSSHSVGIVYALMDELGLIKSRFGTTVISASVVIDLISLIVISILIKMGGSGINSDIIPFIVLIVAYIIALLIIIPLISKLILNELQKFHVQKIHFILLIILISIIVGEHIGIHPIIGAFIIGIAVSEELTKEEHDKILNENLNAIGYGIFIPLFFLNLGMTTDISVIFNFDNLSLIFVSVVSLISLKIISGYFSLRILDYNKLKSFCGGLLTVPSLTASLVGATLGRDLGILPEKFFVAVVVIALLTSTVAPIYVKNLVSKNYDKLKLN, encoded by the coding sequence ATGGATAGCTATTTTTTATTTTTTATTATTCTGACATCAATTTTCATTGTGCCCCAAATACTCAAAAGATTCAACGTTCCAACAATTACTGCAACAATGCTTGCGGGAATAATTATAGGGCCATTTGGATTAAATTTAATTCAAACCAGTTCTACTCTTGATACTTTTGCGTCATTTGGAGTAATATTTTTAATGTTTTTAGCAGGAATGGAAGTAGATAACGAAACACTTAAGGATGAATTTAAAAATTCTTTAGTTTTAAGTTTATTCTCAATGTTAATCCCTGCAATTGGAGGATATTTTATCGGACAGTATTTTGGACTTGATTTTATCGGTTCATTATTGTACGCAGTTATATTTTCCTCACACTCCGTTGGAATAGTCTATGCACTTATGGATGAACTTGGACTTATTAAATCTCGATTTGGAACAACTGTAATCAGCGCATCTGTTGTAATCGACCTTATAAGTTTAATAGTTATTTCAATACTCATCAAAATGGGTGGAAGCGGAATAAATTCAGATATTATTCCATTTATAGTACTTATTGTAGCATACATCATCGCACTTCTTATAATAATTCCGTTAATTTCAAAATTGATACTAAATGAGCTTCAAAAGTTTCACGTTCAAAAAATTCACTTTATTCTCCTAATAATATTAATTTCAATTATCGTTGGAGAACATATTGGGATTCACCCGATAATTGGTGCATTTATTATCGGAATTGCTGTTTCAGAAGAACTGACAAAAGAAGAACATGACAAAATATTAAATGAAAACCTAAATGCAATTGGCTATGGAATATTTATTCCATTGTTTTTCTTAAATTTAGGAATGACTACAGATATCAGCGTAATTTTTAACTTTGACAATTTAAGCCTGATATTTGTATCAGTTGTAAGTTTAATAAGCCTTAAAATTATTTCTGGATACTTTTCACTTAGAATTTTAGATTATAATAAATTAAAAAGCTTTTGTGGAGGTCTTTTAACTGTTCCATCCCTTACTGCATCATTAGTTGGTGCAACACTTGGAAGGGACTTGGGAATACTTCCCGAAAAATTCTTTGTTGCGGTCGTAGTTATTGCACTTTTAACGTCAACAGTTGCCCCAATTTACGTTAAAAATCTGGTTTCTAAAAATTACGACAAACTAAAATTAAATTAG
- a CDS encoding endonuclease III domain-containing protein, translated as MEDKEILQKIYDYLFELYGPQGWWPLLEFDGCNPTKTGSVNGYHPNNYEYPKTKNQCFEICIGAILTQNTSWPSVEKSLKNLRNLIEIKPENIINLDIELLKEAIKPSGYYNQKSERLKGFSKYFIELKNTPTSEELLKLKGVGPETADSMLLYAFKVPSFVIDAYTKRILFNLNLIKNNEKYDKIKELFEENIPKNLEMYQEYHALLVEHAKNYYRKKENYYKCPLLKIIK; from the coding sequence ATGGAAGATAAAGAAATTTTACAAAAAATTTACGACTATTTATTTGAGTTATACGGCCCACAAGGCTGGTGGCCGCTTTTAGAATTCGATGGATGCAATCCTACAAAAACTGGCTCAGTAAATGGATATCACCCAAATAATTACGAATATCCAAAAACAAAAAACCAGTGCTTTGAAATCTGTATCGGTGCAATTTTAACTCAAAATACCTCATGGCCATCTGTTGAAAAATCTTTGAAAAATTTAAGAAATTTAATAGAAATTAAGCCAGAAAATATAATTAATTTAGATATTGAACTTTTAAAAGAAGCGATTAAACCAAGCGGATACTACAATCAAAAATCGGAACGTTTGAAAGGTTTTTCAAAATATTTTATTGAATTAAAAAATACGCCAACAAGCGAAGAACTGCTAAAATTAAAAGGAGTTGGCCCAGAAACTGCTGATTCGATGCTTCTGTATGCATTTAAAGTTCCAAGTTTTGTAATTGATGCGTACACCAAAAGAATACTTTTTAATTTAAATTTAATTAAAAATAACGAAAAATACGATAAAATTAAAGAATTATTTGAAGAAAATATTCCAAAAAACCTTGAAATGTACCAAGAATATCATGCGCTTTTGGTTGAACATGCTAAAAACTACTACCGAAAAAAAGAAAATTATTATAAATGTCCACTTCTAAAAATAATAAAATAA